acttcacaaATATACAAAGTGCacatgtgcaacttcacatacaTACAAAGTgaacatgatttaatgagttattTTTTACTATAATTCATTATAATCCGAAACCAAAAAACCATAAATTTTTGACCCCATAAAAATAAGGAACAACTAAATTGGTatccaaacaaagaaaattatatCCCTTCAAAACCCTCTCCTTCCTTTACCTTCATTTCCCTCAATCCAAACAAAGTGTAAATATCAGCAACCTTATGAGTGTGTACGAGTTCTTTTGATATATGATTAAAGGAATAATGTTGGTGCAAGTTTTTTTGGATGGAAAGATATTTATTGTGTGAGAGAGGTTGAATAAATCTTAACCTTTTTTTGGTCTTTTACTATTGATTTTTGTAACTgacaaaatcattttcattcagaCAAATTCCGTGATAGTAGCAAAGCATGGTGTGGCTTAGAAATTACGAGTACCTTGCAATCTGCGCAGAAGAGAATCTGAAGAGTAGCACTTCAAAAGAtcctcctttttcttttctaagtCATTTAGTTTCTCGGAAGCTGCAGCTAGCTCAGTCGTTCGGATGATTCTGCACTAAAAGCAACATAAATAAACCAGAACTTAAAAGGTTTCATCaatctattttaaaattataaaatatcagATAAGTCTCTAAGTTGAAACTTGTAAGGGTCAAACTCACCTGATTCCTCAGCTCCGCTATCTGTGGCTCCTTGTCCAAATTAGATCCTAATAGACGTGAAATGTCGTAAGCATCACaaagctttttttattttttaacaaactAAGTATCAAAATTATCCACTAAACGTACTGGCAAGTTGGAGCATCTCTTTTTGTAATTCATCTCTTACCTAACCATGAAAGTTGATAAAACAACAGGAGAAATAGTCAGATACTGCATTAAAAGCAAGCAATTCAACAAATAGAATCAATAACAGAAAGAAATAGGGATAGCAATTAAAGGACCCGAGTAAAACATGACGTTAATCAGATATGAGTTGGGCCTTATCTAAGATCCAATCCAAGTTTTCCTAGAATGCAATTATAACTATTAGCATGTCAACTATCAGGTATTCGTAATATATGAGGTTAATCAGATATGAGTTGGACCTGAGGTGAAGAAAAGTTCAggcactaaaataaaataacaaagcGAAGAAACACATGAAGATGAACGTCCTGGATTACTCACATTGTTTTGAGCCTTAACTTGATCAAGAGCAAGTAAAAATTGGTTGTAGGCATCTTTGTCATTCAAAAGCTTCCTTAGTTCATCAACACTACATTACAAGACAGCACAAATAAATTTATCAGCAACTGACAAGTAACATTGCAAAAAACAAATGCAAGAAGAGATTGGGTCAGAATCACAATCCTCCtccccctttttctttttcacaacaTAACAAAAACAAGACATCAGAAAATGGGTCACCCTGCCGTAATTTGGAGCTTTCAACATAAATTTCAACTCTAATCCAATGTTCCAAGACTATGTGACATTCATGATGCATGTTAAATACTTCTACAAAAATAGGACTTTGCATATTCTATTCAGATCAGGAAAGTGAACTTAGGTTAAATAcctctaaaaaaatattaagattttttcttatccTCAGAAATACTTTAGGGCTACAAACAATCCATGATATCCACTTTTGAACCGAGCCAATAGAACTTGGCTAGATGTAACTTCAAACTCCACATGGAAAACACCGATTCAGTCTTTTACCATATACTATTATAATACATGTATTTAATAAAGCCAAGGATATTAAATAACAGATCAACAGAAATTAACAATCACCTCTTGTCCttcaataatgaaattattccAGAAGCTTCCGCTGGTGAGACATTTGATGGGGACTGTGGCCTTTCAAATGGCCTTTGTAGATTATAGCTGCTAGAAGCATTGCTACCAGCTGTCGGTGGTCGAGAATAACTTGATGAATTGACCACAAAAGGAGGGTACCATGATTGTGGAGGAGTATCCTGCGGACGAGATTGTGATTCTTGGTCCTGAGATCCCCTGTGAGCGACCAACAAACAGGCCACAATCAAGCAGTTAGCTGGATAAACTAATGTAAAAACCAACTAACATAGCTTAGAGATTATTGTTTATGACATACTAAAAGTCATCTTATTATTGAGTAAAGGCCACTAGCCAAT
The Amaranthus tricolor cultivar Red isolate AtriRed21 chromosome 11, ASM2621246v1, whole genome shotgun sequence DNA segment above includes these coding regions:
- the LOC130827229 gene encoding vacuolar protein-sorting-associated protein 37 homolog 1-like, which gives rise to MFRFWGSQDQESQSRPQDTPPQSWYPPFVVNSSSYSRPPTAGSNASSSYNLQRPFERPQSPSNVSPAEASGIISLLKDKSVDELRKLLNDKDAYNQFLLALDQVKAQNNVRDELQKEMLQLARSNLDKEPQIAELRNQCRIIRTTELAAASEKLNDLEKKKEDLLKCYSSDSLLRRLQEERNKTDEESDKLHSQFLDKEIELAAFVQKFKKLRSLYHRRAMTHLAAKSSPMS